A window of Aeromicrobium sp. A1-2 contains these coding sequences:
- a CDS encoding DUF501 domain-containing protein translates to MTVPQADLDAVAEQLGRPPRGILEVMSRCPSGHPNVVKTEPRLDDGTPFPTMFYLTCDRLAAEIGTLEASGLMREMTERIAEDPVLAEAYEKAHVAYLAEREAIGHVPEIDGITAGGMPTRVKCLHVLVGHSLAKGPGVNPLGDEALELLGDWWTGNACGAVTD, encoded by the coding sequence GCGGTCGCCGAGCAGCTCGGCCGACCTCCCCGCGGCATCCTCGAAGTGATGTCGCGTTGCCCGTCGGGCCACCCCAACGTCGTCAAGACCGAGCCGCGGCTCGACGACGGCACGCCATTCCCGACCATGTTCTACCTGACCTGCGACCGCCTCGCCGCCGAGATCGGCACGTTGGAGGCTTCGGGACTGATGCGCGAGATGACCGAACGGATCGCGGAGGACCCGGTCCTGGCCGAGGCGTACGAGAAGGCGCACGTCGCCTACCTCGCCGAGCGGGAAGCCATCGGCCACGTCCCCGAGATCGACGGCATCACCGCTGGTGGCATGCCGACCCGGGTCAAGTGCCTGCACGTCCTGGTGGGTCACTCGTTGGCCAAGGGGCCCGGGGTCAACCCGCTGGGCGACGAGGCGCTGGAGCTGCTGGGCGACTGGTGGACCGGCAATGCCTGTGGTGCCGTCACGGACTAA